A section of the Echeneis naucrates chromosome 12, fEcheNa1.1, whole genome shotgun sequence genome encodes:
- the golga2 gene encoding golgin subfamily A member 2 isoform X2: protein MADQSRQIKLAAAKKKLKEFQQKSSPASVGGDKGGGGGGGAGAKKKRKVKGQLDASSTDRNSPINDYPDTNGNESLTEENRPLSSTESLRQLSQQLNGLVSESSAAYVNGDGAPAVSERELESRNQELAAALESSNLTNSQLNTQLVQLAQQSQELTDQLQKERKEFEQRFSKEQGAMREQLQVHIQTIGILVSEKSELQTALQYTQQAARQKSAEAEEFNNRLQASKQRVSELERTLSSVSSQQKQFEKQNKDLEKERDSLRLEVFRVSNLSEESKQQNSELSEQLKLSTQENGAMRLELEDLRKRLEIADLMLQQCSSQSDPTSANQQVQLLLEEKHQLEVHNHQLMESVAQLKKERDVYAEQIQEEGRVWKDKTEQLLTQVSLVAEERDRNINRVQELESHITELKNAAALLSQEREAQDNAESQSSGPSERELALQENLNVLQQEKEALNEQYQAQLRDNGQLSRLCAEQETRLGELERQVENQAQEAEDRRRMLEDVQSDKATISRALTQNRTLKDQLAELQNGFVKLTNENMELTTAIQSEQHVKKELARRMGELQEELHNVKEQMDLKNQETQGLMEQRDQVVAHLQQYSAGYQSLASEREQLHHQYLQQSQLMDRLQHDESQRRVQLEISHNQLKKAQDHLDQLVRDNEQLKAEVKELLSSSVLATSPRDQGDGVESQFLQESPKKASSIIIPEDFESQKEMEEFIRGALAEVEAERDDARRQFEEEHRLLVAARQQVAAALRIEDQQPSHKPAHDNHHDHTQDQHSHCEHSHEHSEGGVPAEVHQALQDAMEKLQQRFTSLMQEKADLKERVEELEHRCIQLSGETDTIGEYIALYQNQRAIMKQKHQEKEQYINMLAQDKEEMKAKLAELQDLVMRLVAERNDWYSRYTGAVAGASTVNPDLLPVGEDHSHSAHQENTNAELNAVDGAEAMEVIPLSEPTTGLEAPSSQTLSTGSSQTNSKPLALKEDGTAQQIMQLLQEIQNPQGAQRLPPFLGENPCIPFFYRPDEQDEVKILVV, encoded by the exons gactACCCTGATACTAATGGCAATGAGAGTTTAACAGAGGAAAACAG ACCGCTGTCTTCTACAGAGAGCCTGCGACAACTCTCACAGCAGTTGAATGGCCTGGTCTCCGAG TCATCTGCTGCTTATGTGAATGGAGATGGTGCACCTGCTGTCAGTGAGAGAGAACTGGAG AGTCGGAACCAGGAGCTGGCAGCCGCCCTGGAATCCAGCAACCTAACAAACTCTCAGCTCAATACCCAGCTAGTCCAGCTG GCACAGCAATCTCAGGAGCTCACAGATCAGCTACAAAAG gagcGAAAAGAATTTGAACAGAGATTTTCCAAAGAGCAGGGAGCCATGCGGGAACAATTACAG GTTCACATCCAGACCATTGGTATACTGGTATCAGAGAAGTCAGAGCTACAAACAGCACTACAATACACACAACAGGCTGCACGGCAGAAGTCAG CTGAGGCAGAGGAATTCAATAACCGTCTGCAAGCATCAAAGCAGAGAGTGTCAGAGCTGGAGAGAACACTTTCCTCTGTCTCATCACAgcagaaacagtttgaaaag CAAAATAAAGACctagagaaggagagagacagccTCAGGCTAGAGGTGTTTAGAGTAAG CAATTTGAGTGAGGAGTCGAAGCAGCAGAACTCTGAGTTGTCCGAGCAGTTGAAACTGAGTACGCAGGAGAATGGAGCAATGAGGCTGGAGCTGGAAGATCTTCGTAAGAGACTCGAGATTGCCGACCTCATGTTACAGCAG TGCTCCAGTCAGTCAGATCCGACGAGTGCCAATCAGCAGGTCCAGTTACTGTTGGAAGAGAAGCATCAGCTTGAGGTGCACAACCATCAG CTGATGGAGTCAGTTGCCCAGctgaagaaagagagggacGTTTACGCTGAGCAGATCCAGGAAGAGGGTCGTGTGTGGAAGGACAAAACAGAACAGCTGCTAACACAG GTGTCATTGGTTGCAGAGGAGAGGGACAGAAACATCAACCGAGTCCAAGAGCTAGAGAGCCACATCACAGAGCTAAAAAATGCAGCAG cattATTGTCCCAAGAGAGAGAGGCTCAGGATAATGCAGAGTCTCAGTCCTCAGGGCCATCTGAGCGTGAATTGGCTCTGCAAGAGAATCTTAACGTGCTACAACAGGAGAAAGAGGCCCTAAATGAACAGTACCAGGCACAG CTGCGAGACAACGGACAGCTGAGCCGCCTGTGTGCAGAGCAGGAGACGCGTCTGGGAGAGTTGGAACGGCAGGTTGAAAACCAAGCCCAGGAAGCAGAGGACCGCCGTCGCATGCTGGAGGATGTTCAGTCTGACAAGGCCACTATCAGTCGTGCTCTAACCCAGAATCGTACACTGAAAGACCAGCTGGCTGAGCTACAGAACGGTTTTGTTAAACTG ACAAACGAGAACATGGAGCTGACCACTGCCATTCAGTCAGAGCAACACGTGAAAAAGGAACTGGCTCGCAGGATGGGTGAACTGCAGGAGGAACTGCATAACGTCAAGGAGCAG ATGGATTTGAAAAATCAAGAGACTCAGGGTCTGATGGAGCAGAGGGACCAGGTTGTAGCCCATCTGCAGCAGTACTCTGCTGGCTACCAGTCCCTGGcttcagagagagagcaacTCCACCACCAGTATCTGCAGCAGAGCCAGCTCATGGACCGCCTGCAGCACGATGAAAGCCAGAGGCGTGTGCAGCTGGAGATCAGTCACAATCAGCTCAAAAAAGCCCAG GACCATTTGGACCAGTTAGTCAGAGACAATGAGCAGCTGAAGGCTGAGGTGAAGGAGCTTCTCAGCAGTTCTGTTCTAGCAACATCACCAAGAGACCAAG GAGATGGTGTGGAAAGTCAGTTCTTGCAAGAAAGTCCAAAAAAGGCCTCCTCCATTATCATCCCAGAAGACTTTGAAAGCCAGAAGGAAATG GAGGAGTTTATCCGTGGAGCTTTGGCTGAggtggaggcagagagggacGACGCCAGAAGGCAATTTGAGGAGGAGCATAGGCTCCTCGTGGCAGCCCGCCAGCAGGTAGCTGCGGCTCTCAGGATCGAAGACCAACAACCCAGCCACAAACCTGCTCATGATAATCATCATGACCACACACAGGACCAACATAGTCACTGTGAACACAGTCACGAGCATTCAG AAGGCGGAGTGCCAGCAGAGGTTCATCAGGCCTTGCAAGATGCAATGGAGAAGCTTCAACAACGCTTCACCTCCCTCATGCAAGAGAAAGCTGACCTCAAGGAgagggtggaggagctggagcatCGCTGCATCCAGCTGTCTGGAGAGACTGACACTATAG GAGAGTACATAGCCCTGTATCAGAATCAGCGGGCCATCATGAAGCAGAAACACCAGGAGAAGGAGCAGTACATCAACATGCTGGCTCAGGacaaggaggagatgaag GCGAAGCTGGCAGAGCTTCAGGATCTGGTCATGAGGCTGGTGGCTGAGAGGAATGACTGGTACAGCCGCTACACCGGAGCTGTAGCTGGAGCAAGTACAGTGAACCCCGACCTGCTTCCTGTCGGAGAGGATCACTCTCACTCAGCGcaccaagaaaacacaaacgCAGAACTTAATGCAGTCGACGGAGCAG AAGCCATGGAGGTCATTCCTCTGTCAGAGCCAACCACAGGCCTGGAAGCCCCCTCATCCCAGACACTCTCAACTGGGTCATCCCAGACCaactccaaacctttggccctCAAAGAGGATGGCACAGCCCAGCAGATCATGCAACTCCTCCAGGAGATTCAAAACCCCCAGGGAGCACAAAGATTACCCCCCTTCCTCGGGGAGAACCCCTGTATCCCCTTCTTTTATCGGCCTGACGAACAGGATGAAGTCAAGATCCTGGTGGTGTGA